CGCCGCGCTCGCTCGCGTCGGCTACGGCTCGCTCGGCGGCTTCACCACGATGGTGGCGAACGCCGGCGGCCCCGTGATGTCGATGTACTTCCTCGCCGCGCGCTTCCCGGTAAAGGCGTTCCTCGGCACCGCGGCCTGGTTCTTCGCCGTGCTCAACCTCGCGAAGCTGCCCGTGTCGGTGGGCCTCGGGCTCATCACGCCGGGTACGCTGCTGCTCGATCTGCTGCTCGTGCCCGGCGTGATCGGGGGCGCGATGCTCGGGCGCTGGATCGCCGATCGCATCAGGCAGCAGGCCTTCGAGTGGGCCGTGATCCTGTGCACCGTGCTCGGCGCACTCTACCTGCTGCTGAGCTGAGCGGCGGGCACGGCGTTCCGCGGCCCGGCCGCCCCGCAGCCGGCCCGGCGGGATCCCCTCGGATCACGCCGAGGCGATCAGCTCTTTGATCTTCGCGAGCTGGAACTTCGAGATCTCGTCGGCCCGCTCGTCTTCGGCGAACACGTTCGACACGATGAGCGCGTCCTCGCGGTCGAGGAAGCCCGTCTGCCGCAGCGTGCCGAAGAGCTCGGCCCAGTCGACGTCGCCGTCGCCGATCGCGAGGTGCTGGTGCACGCGCACGGCGTTGCCGGGCGGGTTGGTGATGTAGCGCAGCGCGTTCGAGCGCGTGTGGTCGAAGGTGTCGGCCGCGTAGACGGCGCCCAGGCGATCGCCAACCTCGGGCAGCAGCGAGGCCGCGCGGTCGCCGTAGTGGAACGTGTGCGCACCCACGTAGACGAAGCCCACGCGGTCGGTGTTCAGACCGCGGATGATGCGCCACGCCTCGAGCCCGTCCTCGACGAAGTCGTCGGGGTGCGGATCGAAGTTGAGCGTGACGCCCTCGCGCTCGAGCACCGGCACCAGCGCCTCCATCGCGCGGTAGAACGCGAACTCCGACTCCTCCTCGCGCTCGGGGCGGCCCGAGAACTCGGTGTTGACGATGGGCGCCTCGAGCTCGGCCGCGATCTCGATGTAGCGGGTCGTGTTGAAGATCGCGGCCTGCACCTGGTGCTCTTCGGGCCCGCCGAAGCGCTGCACGGGCAGCACCGACGTGATCGTCACCCCGGCGTCGTTCGCGCGCTTCTTGAGCTTCGCGATCATGTCGCCGTCGACCTTCGGATAGTGGAAGTGGCGCCCGAAGTCGGGGTTCGGGGTGAGCTGCAGGTACTCGTAGCCGAGCCGCGCCACCAGGTCCGGGAAGTCGAGCAGGTGGACGGTGCCGTTGTAGGGGGTGGGATCGAGAGCGATGCGAACCATCGGGAGCTCCTTTGCTGTGCGGTGCGGGTCAGGCGTAGAAAGCGGGGCGCTCGGGCGCCTCGACGGGCACGATACCGCCCTCGTGCAGGGCCTTGACCCCGGCCTCGCACGACAGCGCGACGAGGTAGCCGTCCCACGCGTTGGGGCCGTCGATGAGGTCTCCGCGGCGCACGGCGTCGACCCAGCGCTGGATCTGCGCGTCGTAGGCGGCGGCGAACCGCGTGGTGAAGCTCTCATGCTCCCGCACGCGGAAGAACCCGGCGTCCCAGCGCTGCAGGCCCGACGGCTGGCCGATGCGGGCGATGCCCTTCTCGAAGACGGCCTCGGTGGCGACCTGGTAGCCGAACTGCACGCTGACGTTCATCTCGACGTCGACGAGCACGCCGTTCTCGAGCTCCATGATCACGAGGATCGGCTCGCGCAGGCGCTCCGGGGCGAGCGAGTTGCGGCGGGGGTGCTTCACCTCGACGCTCACGACGCGCGACCCGGCGAGCCACGGCACCACGTCGAACTCGTGCACCACCGAGTCGGTGATGAGCATGTCCTCGGTGTAGCTCTCGGGCACCGAGGGGTTGCGGTGCAGCGCGCGCACCATCAGCAGCTCGCCGCTCTCGCCCGAGGAGACGAGCTCGCGCAGGGCCTGGTACTCGTCGTCGAAGCGGCGCATGAAGCCGAGCTGGATGTGCGGGCGGTCGAGCTGCTGCTCGCGCTCGAGGATCTCGAGCGAGCTCTCCGAAGTCTGCGTGAGGGGCTTCTCGCACAGGATGGGCAGCCCCGCTTCGAGTGCCGGCTTCAGCACCGGCGCGTGGAACTGGCCGGGGGTCGCGATGAGCACCGCGTCCATGGCGCCGGCCTCGATCGCCTCCTCGAGGCGCGTGAAGGAGAGGGATCCCGGGGCGTCGGCCGCAGCCGCCTCTGCACGGCCGGCGTCGGGCTCGACGATGGCGGAGACGCGGGCGCCCGCGATGCGGTGCGTGATGCGCTTGATGTGGTCGGCGCCCATCATGCCGGCGCCGACGACGGCGACGCGGAGTTCTTCAGTCATCTTTTCTTGCTCCTTAGGAGATTCGCGCCAGGTGGGTGCAGCCGAAGATGTGCTCACGGGTGCGCCGGGCGATCGGGAGGGGGCGGTCGACGTCGCAGCCGTACATGTCCTGCTCGACGATCGCGAAGATCTCGGGGTCGATCTTCGCGACGGCCTCGATCACGGGTGCGAGGTCGGGGATGCCGTTCGGCGGCTCGATCATGATGCCGTCGGCGACGGCGTCGACGAACGACGTGTCGTTCTTCAGCACGTCGAAGAGCAGCGTGGGATCGACCTGCTTGAGGTGCAGGTAGCCGATGCGCTCGGGGCGCTGCTCGATGAGCTGCACGTTGTCGCCGCCGTAGTAGGCGAAGTGGCCGGTGTCGAGGCAGAGGTTCGTGTAGCGGGGGTCGGTCTCGTCGAGGAAGCGCAGCACCTCTCGCGTGGTGCCGATGTGGCTGTCGGCGTGCGAGTGGAACTGCTGCCGCATGCCGAACTCGTCGAGCAGCGCCTTCCCGAGGCGGTCGTGGCCGGCGGCGAGCTTCGTCCACTGCTCGTCGTCGAGCGTGCGGGGCTCGAGGTTCTCGCCGGTGACGTCGCTGCGCCAGAGGTCGGGGATCACGACGAGGTGCTCGGCGCCGAGCTTCGAGGCGAGGCCGGCGACCGCGAGGGCCTGGTCCCAGGCCCGCTGCCACTGCTCGTCGCCCTTGTGGAAGCCCGTGAAGACGGTGCCGGCCGAGAGCTTGAGGCCGCGCGTGCCGAGTTCGTCCTCGAGCTGGTGGGGGTCGGTGGGCAGGTAGCCGTAGGGGCCGAGTTCGATCCACTCGTAGCCCGCCTGCACGACCTCGTCGAGGAATCGCCGCCAGGGCACCTGGCCGGGGTCGTCCGCGTGCCAGACGCCCCAGGAGTCGGGCGCCGTGCCGATGCGCAGTCCGGGGTTGTCGGTGATAGCTGCCATGTGCGTGATGCTTCCTCACTCGTTCTGCGCGGGGCGGCCCGCTCGCGCCGCTGCGCTCGGGCTTTGATATGACAATATGCCATTGTAGGGCACTCGGATCGTCTTTCCCAGACCTTCGGGCGAACGCGTTCGAAGGCTCATCCGGAAGCCCGCCGCACGCGCAGCGGGGCCGCCGGGACGCGCGCGACGTGCGGCGTCCGGGCGGCCCCCGCAGCGGGTCGTCCGGGCTCAGCCCAGCAGCGGCTTCTGCGCAGCGACCTGCTGCACGTACTCGGCGCGGGCCCGCTGGGTCGACTCGAGCGTCGACACCTGCGGCACCGGCACGTCCCACCAGCCCGCGCCGTCGGGCGCGTAGATCAGCGGGTCGCTGTTGATGTGGATGAACGTGGCGCGATCCGACGCCTTCGCCTGCGCGATCGCGGCCCGCAGCTCGTCGATCGCGTCGGCGCCCGGCTCGACCTCGATGACGTTCATGCCATAACTGCGGGCGTTCATCGCCAGATCGACGGGCAGCACTCGATCTCCCTGGAAATTGCGTGCCCGCTCGTCGTACTCGCGGTACCAGGTGCCGAAGCGCTCGGAACCGACCGTCTCGGAGAGGTGGCCGATCGAGGCGTAGCCGTGGTTCTGGATGAGGATCACGATGATCTTGATGCCCTCGGCCACGGCCGTGACGAGCTCGGTGTTGAGCATCAGGTACGAGCCGTCGCCCACCATCACGATCACGTCGCGGTCGTCGCCGTCGGCGAGCAGGCCGCGCTTCGCGCCCAGGCCGCCCGCGATCTCGTAGCCCATGCACGAGTACGCGTACTCGACGTGATAGCCGAGCGGGTCGCGCACGCGCCACAGCTTGTGCAGGTCGCCGGGCAGCGATCCCGCCGCCTGCACGATCACGTCCTCGGGCGCGGAGGCCTGCTGCACGGCCCCGATGATCTCGGGCTGGCCCGGCAGCGCGAGCCCCGAGGGCCGGAACGCCTCGTCGACGATGCCGTCCCACTGCGCCTTCTCGGAGGCCACGCGTTCGGCGTAGTCGGCCTCGACGCGCAGGTCGGAGAGAGCCGTGTGCAGATCGAGCAGCGCCTCCCGGGCGTCGGCGATCACGGGGATCTGCGTGCCGTGCTTGTAGGCGTCGAACGATGCGACGTTGATGTTCACGAACCGCACGTCGGGGTTCTGGAACGCCGTGCGGGAGGCGGTGGTGAAGTCGCTGTAGCGGGTGCCGATGCCGATGATGAGGTCGGCTTCTGCCGCGAGGCGGTTTGCCGCGAGCGTGCCGGTCGCGCCGACGCCCCCCAGGTACTGCGGGTGATCCCAGTCCAGCACGCCTCCGCCCGCCTGCGAGGAGCCGACCGGGATACCGGTCGCCTCGACGAACTCGCGCAGCTGCTGCTCGGCGTCGGAGTAGAGCACGCCGCCGCCGGCCACGATGAAGGGCCGCTTCGCCGCGCGGATCGCCTCGACGGCGAGCGCGAGCGCGTCGCGTTCGGGGCGCGGGCGACGGATGCGCCACTCGCGCGGCTGCAGGAACTCGACGGGCACGTCGAAGGCCTCGGCCTGCACGTCCTCGGGCAGCGCGATGGTGACCGCGCCGGTCTCGGCGGGGTCGGTGAGCACGCGCATCGCCGCGAGGGCGATCGAGAACAGCTGCTCGGGGCGCTGCACGCGGTCGAAGAACTTCGAGACGGGGCGGAACGCGTCGTTGACGGTGAGCCCGATGTCGTGGGGCTGCTCGAGCTGCTGCAGCACCGGGTCGGCGACGCGGGTGGCGAAGGTGTCGCTCGGCAGCAGCAGCGCCGGCAGCCGGTTGGTGGTGGCGAGCGCCGCGCCGGTGAGCAGGTTCGTGGCGCCGGGGCCCACCGAGGCGGCCGACGCGTAGGTGCCGCGGCGCCGATGCATCCGGGCGTAGCCGACAGCCTGGTGCACCATGGCCTGCTCGTTGCGGGCCTGGTAGTAGGGCATGAGCTCGGGGTTCTCGGCGTTGCACTGCTTCAGCGCCTGACCCACGCCGGCGACGTTGCCGTGGCCGAAGATGCCGAACATGCCGGGCACGGTGCGCTCGCGGATCTCGGTGCCGTCGGCGGCGCGGTCGACGGTCCACTGGTTCGCCAGGAACTCGACGAGCGCCTGGCTGACGGTCATTCGACGGGTGGTCATCGTGGTCTCCGTTTCGCTTGAGGGGTCGGGCCCTGAGCCCGTCGAAGGATCGGCCCGCTCGCACGGCGGGGCGCGAGCGGGTGGAGGGTCAGCGGTCGGCGGTGAAGGGAAGGCGCGAGTCGAGCTGCTGCCCCTCCCAGGTCTCGCGCACCCAGCCGTGGGCCGGGTCGTCGCTGATGAGCCAGGTGCGCTCGGGGTCGGGCCCGGCCATCACGTTGAGGTAGTACATGTCGTAGCCCGGCGCCGCGACCGCGGGGCCGTGGTAGCCGTAGGGCACGAGCGCCACGTCGCCGGTCTTCACCTGGGAGTCGATCTCGATCTGCCCCGCGGGAGACGAGTAGGTGCTGAACATGCCGAAGGCGTGCTCAGCGTCGACGCCCTCTGGGGCGTCTTTGGTGGGCGCGACCTCGAAGTAGTAGATCTCCTCGAGCTCGGACTCGTGGCCTTCGACGTGCTCGTCGTGCTTGTGGGGCGGATACGACGACCAGTTCTCGGCCGGGGTGATGACCTCGACCACGATGAAGCGGGCCGCGTCGAGCGCCTCCTTGCGACCGAAGTTGTGCACCTGGCGGCTGGAGGCGCCGGCTCCGCGCAGTTCGACGGGCACCTCTTCGACCGGCATGTAGCGGGTGGGGCGCACGATGTCGGTGGGCGAGGTGGCGACGAGGAAGCGGCTCTCGCCGGGCGAAGTCGCGGTGACGGTTCCGGTGGCGGCCGCCGAGAGGTAGAGCACGTCGGTGGGGCCCGCGAACACGGAGGGCCGGCCGGCGAGCTCGGTGACCGCCTGCTCGCCGTTCTCGGCGTGGGTCACCCGGAACGAGCCGGAGAGGGGCACGATGAGGCGCTCGACGCCGGTGCCCTCGAGGTCGAGCGAGGCGCCCGGCTCGAGTCTGCCCACTCGAATGCCGGTGTGCTCCCACCCGGGGGTGCGCTCGTCGACCACGCTCTCCCAGCCGTCCTCGGCGAGTTCGCCGCGGCGGTGGAACCAGCGCTCGGCCTGCTGCGTCATGTCGTTCTCCTCTCCAGCCCTGCCGGCCGGGCGAGCGGGGCCGGGCCGGGGGCTCCCGCCCCCGGGCTCCGACCGCCGCGCCCCCGGCGCGGCCGGTGCGTCAGTCGTTCTGCGGGAAGCCGAGGTTGATGCCGCCGTGCTTGGCGGGATCGAGCCAGCGGCTGGTGATCGCCTTCTCGCGGGTGAAGAACTCGAAGCCCTGCACGCCGTACGCCTTCGAGTCGCCGAAGAGCGAGGCCTTCCAGCCGCCGAAGGAGTGGTAGGCGACCGGCACGGGGATCGGCACGTTGATGCCGATCATGCCGACCTGGATCTCGTGCTGGAAGCGCCGGGCGGCTCCGCCGTCGTTGGTGAAGATGGCGGTGCCGTTGCCGAAGGCGCCCGAGTTGATGAGCTCGACGCCCTCCTCGAAGGTCTTCACGCGCACGATCTCGAGCACGGGCCCGAAGATCTCCTCGGTGTAGGCGCGCGAGGTGGTGGGGAGGTGGTCGATGAGGGTCGGGCCCACGAAGAAGCCGTTCTCGTGACCGTCGACCGTGAAGTCGCGGCCGTCGACCACGATCGTCGCGCCGTCCTGCTCGGCGATGTCGATGTAGCCCGTCACCTTGTCGCGGTGCACGTCGGTGATGAGCGGACCCATGTCGGGCTCGGGGCTCGATGCGCCGTTGCCGATGTTGAGGTTCGCGATGCGCTCCTTGATCTTCTCGATCAGCTCGTCGGCGACGGGCTCGACGGCCAGCACGACCGAGATCGCCATGCAGCGCTCGCCCGCGGCGCCGTAGCCGGCGTTGATCGCCTGGTCGGCGACGAGGTCGAGGTCGGCGTCGGGCAGCACCAGCATGTGGTTCTTCGCGCCGCCGAGGGCCTGCACGCGCTTGCCGTGCTTCGAGGCGGTCTCGTAGATGTACTGCGCGATGGGGGTCGAGCCGACGAACGAGATCGACTGCACCGCGGGGTCGGTGAGCAGACCGTCGACCGCGAGCTTGTCGCCGTTGAGCACGGTGAACACGCCGTCGGGCAGACCCGCCTCCTTCCACAGCTCGGCGAGCCACAGCGACGCCGAGGGATCCTTCTCGCTCGGCTTCACGATGACCGCGTTGCCGGCCGCGATGGCGACGGGGAAGAACCACATCGGCACCATGGCGGGGAAGTTGAAGGGCGAGATGATGCCGGCGACGCCGATGGGCTGCTTGATCGAGTAGACGTCGATGCCGGTGGAGGCGTTCTCGGAGAACGCGCCCTTGATGAGGTGGGGGAAGCCGGTGGCGAGCTCGACGACCTCCTGGCCGCGCAGGATCTCGCCCATGGCGTCGGAGAGCACCTTGCCGTGCTCGGAGGTGATGATCGCGGCGAGCTCGGGCTTGCGCTCGTTGAGCAGCTCGCGGAACTTGAAGATGACGGTCTGGCGCTTGGCCATGGAGAACTCGCTCCACAGCTCGAAGCCGCGCTGCGCCGACGCGATGGCCTCGGCGATCTCGGCCTCGTCGGCGAGCGCCACATGGGCCTGCACCTCACCGGTGGCGGGGTTGTAGACGGGGGCGGTGCGACCGCTCGCCGACTCGCGACGTGCGCCGTCGATCCAGTGCGGGATCACGGGGAGATCGGTGCTCATGGGGTTCCCTTCGGGGTGGAGGTGTGTGCCCGCCATTCTGGGCGGGGCCACTGACATTCTTATCGGTAAACGCGCGGGCCGCGCGAGGCTCGGACCGGCTCGCGCGAGGTGAGCCGGCGCCGAGTGCCGACGCCGGCGCTAGGGCAGGTCGCGGTGCACGAGGCGCGCGGCCGTGTCGACCGCCGCGGCCACGTCGTCGTCGTGGGGGTAGAGCAGGGTGCGGCCCACCGTGAGGCCGCGCACGCCGGGGAGCCCGAGCGCGTGCTCCCAGGCGGCGAACGTCTCGTCGGGATCGCCGCCGTTGTCGCCGCCGAGCAGCAGCGTGGGCATCGTCGTGGCCTCCATGACGCGCTCCATCTCGGGCACGACGGGCAGCTTCATCCACGTGTACGCGCTCGAGTTGCCGAGGCCCGAGGCGATCGCGGTCGAGAGGATCACGGCGTCGGCCGAGAGGTCGTTGACGACCCTGCCGTCGACGCGGCCGCTCATGAACGGTTCGAGCATGATGGGCAGTTCGGCCGCGGCTGCGGCGTCGACCGCGCGGGCCGTCGCCTCGAGCGTGGAGGCGGTGCCCGCGTCGTCGAGGTCGACGCGGATGAGGGTCTTGGCGAAGTCGATGCCCTGCCGCTTCATGGCGGGCACGTCGTACGCGGTGTAGCGGTCGTCCATCTCGAACGAGGCTCCCCGCAGGCCGCCGCGGTTCATCGAGCCCACCACGAGCTTGTCGTCGAGCAGGCCGAGCGCGGCGAGGTCGTCGATGATGTCGGGGGTGCCGAGCACGCCGTCGACGCCGGGCCGGGAGACGGCGAGCGCCATGCGCTCGAGCAGGTCGTAGCGGTTGGCCATGGCGGTCTTGTTGGAGCCGACGGCGATCGCGCCTCGGGCGGGGTGGTCGGCGGCGACGATGAACAGCCG
The genomic region above belongs to Leucobacter muris and contains:
- a CDS encoding sugar phosphate isomerase/epimerase family protein; amino-acid sequence: MAAITDNPGLRIGTAPDSWGVWHADDPGQVPWRRFLDEVVQAGYEWIELGPYGYLPTDPHQLEDELGTRGLKLSAGTVFTGFHKGDEQWQRAWDQALAVAGLASKLGAEHLVVIPDLWRSDVTGENLEPRTLDDEQWTKLAAGHDRLGKALLDEFGMRQQFHSHADSHIGTTREVLRFLDETDPRYTNLCLDTGHFAYYGGDNVQLIEQRPERIGYLHLKQVDPTLLFDVLKNDTSFVDAVADGIMIEPPNGIPDLAPVIEAVAKIDPEIFAIVEQDMYGCDVDRPLPIARRTREHIFGCTHLARIS
- a CDS encoding Gfo/Idh/MocA family protein, whose translation is MTEELRVAVVGAGMMGADHIKRITHRIAGARVSAIVEPDAGRAEAAAADAPGSLSFTRLEEAIEAGAMDAVLIATPGQFHAPVLKPALEAGLPILCEKPLTQTSESSLEILEREQQLDRPHIQLGFMRRFDDEYQALRELVSSGESGELLMVRALHRNPSVPESYTEDMLITDSVVHEFDVVPWLAGSRVVSVEVKHPRRNSLAPERLREPILVIMELENGVLVDVEMNVSVQFGYQVATEAVFEKGIARIGQPSGLQRWDAGFFRVREHESFTTRFAAAYDAQIQRWVDAVRRGDLIDGPNAWDGYLVALSCEAGVKALHEGGIVPVEAPERPAFYA
- a CDS encoding CoA-acylating methylmalonate-semialdehyde dehydrogenase, which produces MSTDLPVIPHWIDGARRESASGRTAPVYNPATGEVQAHVALADEAEIAEAIASAQRGFELWSEFSMAKRQTVIFKFRELLNERKPELAAIITSEHGKVLSDAMGEILRGQEVVELATGFPHLIKGAFSENASTGIDVYSIKQPIGVAGIISPFNFPAMVPMWFFPVAIAAGNAVIVKPSEKDPSASLWLAELWKEAGLPDGVFTVLNGDKLAVDGLLTDPAVQSISFVGSTPIAQYIYETASKHGKRVQALGGAKNHMLVLPDADLDLVADQAINAGYGAAGERCMAISVVLAVEPVADELIEKIKERIANLNIGNGASSPEPDMGPLITDVHRDKVTGYIDIAEQDGATIVVDGRDFTVDGHENGFFVGPTLIDHLPTTSRAYTEEIFGPVLEIVRVKTFEEGVELINSGAFGNGTAIFTNDGGAARRFQHEIQVGMIGINVPIPVPVAYHSFGGWKASLFGDSKAYGVQGFEFFTREKAITSRWLDPAKHGGINLGFPQND
- the iolB gene encoding 5-deoxy-glucuronate isomerase, which translates into the protein MTQQAERWFHRRGELAEDGWESVVDERTPGWEHTGIRVGRLEPGASLDLEGTGVERLIVPLSGSFRVTHAENGEQAVTELAGRPSVFAGPTDVLYLSAAATGTVTATSPGESRFLVATSPTDIVRPTRYMPVEEVPVELRGAGASSRQVHNFGRKEALDAARFIVVEVITPAENWSSYPPHKHDEHVEGHESELEEIYYFEVAPTKDAPEGVDAEHAFGMFSTYSSPAGQIEIDSQVKTGDVALVPYGYHGPAVAAPGYDMYYLNVMAGPDPERTWLISDDPAHGWVRETWEGQQLDSRLPFTADR
- a CDS encoding sugar phosphate isomerase/epimerase family protein, with the translated sequence MVRIALDPTPYNGTVHLLDFPDLVARLGYEYLQLTPNPDFGRHFHYPKVDGDMIAKLKKRANDAGVTITSVLPVQRFGGPEEHQVQAAIFNTTRYIEIAAELEAPIVNTEFSGRPEREEESEFAFYRAMEALVPVLEREGVTLNFDPHPDDFVEDGLEAWRIIRGLNTDRVGFVYVGAHTFHYGDRAASLLPEVGDRLGAVYAADTFDHTRSNALRYITNPPGNAVRVHQHLAIGDGDVDWAELFGTLRQTGFLDREDALIVSNVFAEDERADEISKFQLAKIKELIASA
- the iolD gene encoding 3D-(3,5/4)-trihydroxycyclohexane-1,2-dione acylhydrolase (decyclizing), with protein sequence MTTRRMTVSQALVEFLANQWTVDRAADGTEIRERTVPGMFGIFGHGNVAGVGQALKQCNAENPELMPYYQARNEQAMVHQAVGYARMHRRRGTYASAASVGPGATNLLTGAALATTNRLPALLLPSDTFATRVADPVLQQLEQPHDIGLTVNDAFRPVSKFFDRVQRPEQLFSIALAAMRVLTDPAETGAVTIALPEDVQAEAFDVPVEFLQPREWRIRRPRPERDALALAVEAIRAAKRPFIVAGGGVLYSDAEQQLREFVEATGIPVGSSQAGGGVLDWDHPQYLGGVGATGTLAANRLAAEADLIIGIGTRYSDFTTASRTAFQNPDVRFVNINVASFDAYKHGTQIPVIADAREALLDLHTALSDLRVEADYAERVASEKAQWDGIVDEAFRPSGLALPGQPEIIGAVQQASAPEDVIVQAAGSLPGDLHKLWRVRDPLGYHVEYAYSCMGYEIAGGLGAKRGLLADGDDRDVIVMVGDGSYLMLNTELVTAVAEGIKIIVILIQNHGYASIGHLSETVGSERFGTWYREYDERARNFQGDRVLPVDLAMNARSYGMNVIEVEPGADAIDELRAAIAQAKASDRATFIHINSDPLIYAPDGAGWWDVPVPQVSTLESTQRARAEYVQQVAAQKPLLG
- a CDS encoding class I fructose-bisphosphate aldolase, which produces MALDFERLRELRAADPAGVGRALAERRRRDVIRGDGRLFIVAADHPARGAIAVGSNKTAMANRYDLLERMALAVSRPGVDGVLGTPDIIDDLAALGLLDDKLVVGSMNRGGLRGASFEMDDRYTAYDVPAMKRQGIDFAKTLIRVDLDDAGTASTLEATARAVDAAAAAELPIMLEPFMSGRVDGRVVNDLSADAVILSTAIASGLGNSSAYTWMKLPVVPEMERVMEATTMPTLLLGGDNGGDPDETFAAWEHALGLPGVRGLTVGRTLLYPHDDDVAAAVDTAARLVHRDLP